CTCGCCAGCAGCATACCAGGCTAAAGCAAAGTTATCTTCTAAATTACTAATCTTAATAATGGGGTGCTGTTTATCTTTTGTGCGTTCTGGAACTTTCCGTCCTACCCACATTGCCAGATCCAACACACGGGTATAGCCATCTTGTTCAAATGCTCCGTAGCCAGCCATTGCCTCTAACAGCGCTGCTGTAAAAACACTGTATGGTTTTCCAGTCCAAGAAACCTCATCTTTCCGTGACGAAGCCAATACAACTCGACCACTGCTACTTCCCAACTGCGCGAGCATTGATGGTGGCAAAGGTGATTTAGTTGCTCCCTTTGCTTCAGCTAGTCCACCTGCATGGCAGCAATCAAGGAGTACTAATAATTTCTTCGCCTGAATAGCTTGTATATACTCAGTAAATATTGACCCAAGAATCGCTGTATCCTGCAAATTTTCCAGATTGTAACCGTAAGGCATTAAATAATAATCTGGTGTTTCAATTCCGTGACCGGAAAAGTAAACAATGACTGTATCATCTTTTCCAGCCGCATGAGCTAGCCAACTTAAAACAGATAAGATATTTGTAGCGCTTGCCTCTTCGCCAATTAGCAAACGTAGTTGTTCAGTAGGATAGGCACAACGAGATGAATCGCACAGCAGATTAGCAATGGCAGTAGCATCATCAATTGTGACAGGCAAGTCAAAGCCTACTCCGACAACAACAGCATATCC
The Nostoc edaphicum CCNP1411 genome window above contains:
- a CDS encoding caspase family protein, which gives rise to MTQTFKQGYAVVVGVGFDLPVTIDDATAIANLLCDSSRCAYPTEQLRLLIGEEASATNILSVLSWLAHAAGKDDTVIVYFSGHGIETPDYYLMPYGYNLENLQDTAILGSIFTEYIQAIQAKKLLVLLDCCHAGGLAEAKGATKSPLPPSMLAQLGSSSGRVVLASSRKDEVSWTGKPYSVFTAALLEAMAGYGAFEQDGYTRVLDLAMWVGRKVPERTKDKQHPIIKISNLEDNFALAWYAAGEKRPHSLPNWTDNIPTITPGLDNAQVATWKRMLTNYRKNLQLIDERMSEYVDFTAIPLQIENNRRFTETKIAELEQKLGMKF